The sequence below is a genomic window from Flavobacterium keumense.
AAATATAATAGAAAAAATTTATAGTTTAATCATTAACTCTTTAGTATTTTCACTTCCAATAACATACCCACATTCTTTAAACCTATTTATAAGGTTTTGATTCTTCACAGATGTAAAAATTATTTCGAAACCTTTTGACTTGGCAATATAATTTAGCTCGTTAATTAAAAAGCAAATAGCCTCTTTACGGTCTTTTTCTTTGTATTCTGGATTAGAAACTATAAACTCCATCCAGGCCATTTTAGAATTGGTAAAGAATAAATATCCAGCACAAATATTAATACCGTCTTTATATACCATTATACCTCCGCGACCTTCGTCAGGTAAGTACTCTTTTTTTGGTGCCGGAAAGCGCCAAAACTTCCAATACTCAACAAGAGTAGGGTAGTCTTCGTCAGTTAATAGCCTAATTTTAAACATAGTTTTATTATGTTATTTGTAATGATTGAACAATATTTGAAGAAATGGCAAACAACTCTCCATTTGTTGAATCTTCATTTTCAAGAGTTACTTCCATGTAATAACCTCGCATTTCTTCTCCTTCTATTCTTGAGTTTTTAAGAGAGTAGGAGTATAGCCCAGGCACCGGAACGGAAATTATTTGATTAAGGGTTACGGTATTATTAACTCTGTCTATACTTACTATCGCCCCGATTAATTCTTGATTGCTTACGTTAATTTGATAAAGTTGATCTCCAATATTTATTAAGTCAGGAATCATTGCAAAAGAAATAACTAATCCCGTATAGCTTACTATAACACCAATCCCTTGTGCTGAATTTCCAGACAAACTACCTTGAGTTTGATCGCCTCGGATAAAAGAAAACTGTCGGCTTTCCCTTGTGTTAAACTCGTCTTTCTTTATTTCTCCTTGAGTTAGGTTGGTTTTCAGAGTAGCTTTCCATTTCTCATTAGATTCCAGTGCTAAAGTTTTGAAAATCTTGTCATCAGCACTCGCTTCATTAAATACAGTTTTGATACTAGTTTTATCTTGTATTCCGTAAAAATTATTTCTGACCGGATTCTCAATATCATTTTGGAGCCATAGTTGGCCGTTCTTGATTGTCAAAAACTTATTGTTTAAATTTAAAAAACCATCAGGGATGTATCTCCAAAACGAAGTCCATCCTTTATTGTTTTCGCTATGTGTTATGGTATGCATATTTTTTAATTTAATACAATATCTAATCCAGCACTTCCGCTTCCGCCTAATCCATTTCCTGAAACATTAATTGAATAAGAATATGTTCCGGGTGGTAAATCAACATAATTCCCAGACTTTGTAGTTCCTGTCGAATTATTTCTTTCTGCATACATCGAAACTCCATTTACAGTAGCATTTACCCATACATTAGTTGAGTTATTTGTATAAACACTAGCTGAAGCTTTAATTCGATAAGTACCGCCAATAACAGTTATAGTTCCAGAAGCGGTACCGCCACCTCCCGGACCTCCATTAAATGGCGATACACTAAAAGATATTACGTCTGAAACATTAATAGAAGGGCCTTGCGGAACCGTACAAGAAACAACTGATTGTAATAATCCGTTGACTTGTTGTCTATAATTTGTCGTGTCAGAATAATATCCGTCTGGAGCTTTTGTGGTTAGCGCAGCGTCTGTCCAAACAGCTGTAGCTGTTGAAAAACTTGCAGTATCAATATAATAATTTGAATTTGAAGCCATAATTGTTTAGGTTAAAGGGTTAAAGTCACAAGCGCTTTGTGAGTCTGCCATATCATAATTTAAGTTAATAGATTGTCCTACCACTGTCGTGCAAGATCTTGTTTCTGAAAGCACAGGACATGCCGTTCCTCCATTTGAAGCAGGAGTGATTACTGTCCTTGTTCTGCTTTGACTTCCATTAGAACATTCAGACCAATCCGACCAATCTGAAACAACGCAGTTTACAGGATTACAAGCTATACAAGAAGTAGCCCCGTTAGAAGCGTCATAACAAAGTGATATTTGAGTTGAATTAACATCTCTGTAATCCCAAATCAAGTATAGTTTTTGAGCATTAGACGATCTTGAAAACACAAAATTTCCAGCAAATGTATTTTGATTAACGCCTTGCGTAGTTTCTGTAAGAGTTAAAAAATTAGCGCTTTGAATTAGTTGGTTCAATGTAGCTTCTGTATAATCAATAGTTGATATTACATAGCCAATGCGATTTTGTTTTAATGGTAAAAACTCCCCCGTACTTGTTGTTTCTTTTAGCGATTCTATTGTAACTAAATCGTTTTGTTTTGGAAAAGAATTTTTTCCTTCGTACCCAAATGTTCTCTCAAATTTTGTAATTGGAAAAGCCGAAAATATATCTTCATTCTGTATTGAAGTATTTGATCCTGCCTTGAATTTATTTGTAATGGTTTTATTTAAATCGCTTTCGTCATTTAACACTACGTAAACAATTTCCAACGGAATACCTATCGGGCAATTATTTGCTATTGAAAAGCTAACTAATCCACCAACTGGAGTAATAGTAATATTAGCAAACTCAGCATTTAGGTTGCTTCTGTTTATAACCATATTCCCACTTCCGCTAAGTCCAGACATTACAGATGTAACTCCATCGTGAACAACTTCAATTGTGGCGCTGCCTTCAGAAATTACGTAGTTTAATGTTAGTTGCCCTGTAAACGAGTTTAATTCTAAAATATAACTAAAAGGCTCTTGAAGTTTATTTTTTACAATTTCGGTACCGCAATTATAAGTAGGAGTTTCGACTATGTTTTCTCCGATGGTAAAAGTTGTTAAGTCAAGGAACGGATCATAACCAGAAATTATCTTCCCTTTTGTTCTATTAGTGAATAAATCTCTAAAGAAATTTCTTAATCCGTATGTTATTTCTTCAATACCATCATTTGATAATCGGATAATACTTCCATTTCTAATAGAAGCATATTTTATTCTTCCATTTCCATCTACCGAAAAGCTATCTGGGTTAATTCCAATACCATTATTGCCAGCATAAGGAATATACTGCCCTAAAATACCACCGCCAGTAGTGATTGCAGAATTTCCGTCTGCTGTGTAAATAGCTTGTTTATTAAACAATACTTTTCCGGACTTATTTTCTTGCAGTACTACAATATCATTTTCTCGGCTATGTAGTAATTGAATACTTCCGTTTTGCTTATCAATATCGTCTTTAAAGTTAGCCATTGATAAATTGAAAACATTTAAACCATTGATTGAAGAACTCTCCACATAAGGTTCGCTATAAGTTAAGTCTGCAAATCGTCTAACTGATTTATATTCCTCAATAGAAACTGCCGAAGGACGAAGGTCTATGTTTAAATACGGCTTATTGAAACCGTCTTTTACAATGTAACTTTCTACGCCATTCTTCATACTGTAACAGTTGAAAAAATCTAAATCAATTTCTGCTGGTAATAAACTTGTTTGGTTTTGCAAGTTGCCTTGGTGTAGTCCGTTAATAATATCAAAAGTCTGTTCAGTTTCGAAATAAATATCTTGCTCGTCTGACTTTTTTTCTTCTGTTTCAAATATCAAAACCCCGTTTGCAGCTCTAATGGTAACGGTTGCGTTTAAGTATGATGGGTGTTGTCCGTTACCATTTAGCTCGTTATGTATTCGAAGGTATAAAGCGCCGTTTGGGTCGTTTACAAATCCTCCTAGCACAGAGTCTTCTCCTCTAACAACTCCATTGGTTGGGAAGCTAAAATCTCCCGTATTATTATTTACTTCGGCATTGTACCACGCTTGAAAGTTGCTATAATCTGCGCTAACATAAAAGGTTTTGATAAACTCTTTGCTACCTCCGTTACTCCCATATTTTTTATTAGTAATTTCTATATCAATCCTTGAACCTTGTTTTATGGGAATATCAACATAAGCATTTTCTACTTTATTGCTAAATTGACCAATGTACATATCAAAACTATCTCCTTTACTTGCCTTGGCGCCAATTCTCGTGACTATTCCTTCTTTAATGTAGTCCATTGAAATACCTGCCGGGGTTTTAATCTTCATATAAATCCCAGGTAATTCTTTAATGATATTCCCGTCTAAATCAACATTCCCTTCGATAAACTCTTTTTCTTTAGTTTCAATTTCTAAAACTTTTACTCTAGTTAAATTCTCAACAAATCCATTTGTATCTGACTTGAAAATAAGAGTATCTCCGACCTTTACCTTGTCTTTATTTTCTCCTTCAAGTTTTATCCATCGAAACAACCCATCTACATAAAATGTAGTAGCGTAAATAGCTTGGTATGATAGTTTTTTTTGTTTAACTACTATTTTATATCGATCGGCAAATTTTGGCGGTTTATGGGAAATGGCAACCTTAATTTTATTTTTAGACAGCGCTAATTCATGTGGTATAAATAGAGTGTTTTTAAACTGTGTCAATACGGTTGTAGACCTATTAAATTCATCCATATAAACAAATCCAACCTCATAACTTCTGTTGGTTTTAAGAGTAGATACATCTCCGTCCTCATAAAATAAAACACTGGAAACATTTGTAAACTTCCAGTTTATTATTTGATTAGAACCTCCAGAAACAGTGTAATTTAATGATATTGATTCTATAGTTATAGAGGTGGCTGTAGCGTCATGTATTGTAAACGTAGTATTTGAATCTAAATCTGAATTAGGTATTTCTGTAATAGTGTAATTTGACAAAAATAAATTTGTCATGTATTGTGTGATAAAAAATACAAAATCTTCATCAACTGCGAGTTCTGTGGCATTTTTAAAGTCCTTTGTAAGCAAGTATGAAACCGTATTATTATAGCTAATAGGAGGAGACTGATTATTTTCTAAGTTAATAAACAAGGTTATTTCGCTACCAGACTTTAATTTGCTAGACCCAAAATCAATAACTAATAAATCATTTTGGAATTGATTGGTCCCAATTGAGTAGCCTAAATTATTGCCTTCAAAATTTTTAGAATTTAAACTTAAATTATAATCTAGTTTAAATTTATTTCCGTCGGCTAATGCTAAATCGAAACCCTCTTCAAAGTTTCCAAAAACCCCAATATTACCTATTAAAGTTAATGCTTTTGCTTTGATTGGGACATTATCAAATGATCGGTATAGTTCTCTTTCAGGTAAGGCAGAGTACAGTTTGTTATTTGAAAAAACAAATGATTTGCTTTGGCTGTCCCCCCATTTTTGAGTTTCCTTATTGAACGTTTCGACTAAATATAAAGCATTTGAGTTACTCTCTTTCGCAATAATTTGAACATCTGTAACTCTTTTGTCTCCCGTGTTTATTGTAACGTGTATAGCGTTAAAATAGTTCGCCATTCCTACGTTTTCTAAAGAGCCATAATCTAATTTAAAACTATTTGGATAAAAGTTATAGTTTGAGAAAGAAGAAAGGGCAGAGTATTCTCCATCTAAATATTTGTATCTATAAGAAAATGATAAGAACTTTTCTTCTAAATTATTTCCTGCGTTGTCAATAAATGTCGGTATGGTTGTCGGTGCGTAACGTGGTGGTTTTTTAATTAAATAAATATCTTCTTTTTCAAATCCGTTTTCGGCCCATGTTTTTGCTCTTTCGATATTGAAGCACAAGGGTTGCATATTGTCTTCGGTCATCAAAAACAATTCTTTGTTTACGCCTTCGGTGCTTAAAATCTGTATTCCGGTACAAAAATAATCGGCTTTTAGATTAAATACTCTAGTACTTAAAGGTCTTGTGTCTTTTAAAACAAATGTGGCTATGTTATTGGTAAAATCATATTCAATTAGAAAGCAGCCAGAATCCGACAACACAAGCCAATACACTCTATTTCTTGAAGGATGCGAATACCCTCCCATGTAGATTGGGTTTGTACCTATATTTAAGTTGGTTAGTTTTTTATTACTGTATGACTTTTTTACAGAACCCTCTTCCAAAGATTCGTTATTAAAAACAATTGCGTTATACGCTTCTCGATATTCGCCATCTGGTAATAGCCTGTTATCAACATCGAGCTGCATTCTTCCTTGATTGTATGTTCTTCTAGTTATAGGCATTATATCGTCATTGAACGGGAGCGAAGTACTCTCGATATTTGTAATAAATTGAAGTCGGCACGTGCTATTTTTGCTTGATGTAGTGTCGTTCTATATCTTTGTAGCGCACGTTGTTTTTCATTGGCTGGAACGTTTCTTTTTCTCTCAATACATGAAAAGTATATCCAGTTTTCAATAGTCTCTCTTAGGTATTTATGAACGGTAATTTCTTCTTCTAAAAGTTCTGCTTGTAATCCGTCTGAAGTATATTCAATTACTACTTCTCGATCTGACAAATCAGAACTAAACAAAATTGTTCCTCTTCTTTCATCAATAGTAAACTCTCCGTATTTGCTTAATTTTGATGTATTAAGTGTAGGTTGGTATTCATCACTAAATACGTATGTTTTAAAAGGTTTAGCATAGCCATTAGAACTATCTGCTGTTAGTGTATTTCCGTTACTATCAAATAATAATTCAGCATTATTATCTTGTAAATAACCAGTAGCTACACTTATGTTTCGATTTACATCTAACGGGTATAGTTTAAAACTACCATCACTTGCATCTTGAATTACAACCGATATTCTAACATAGTTTACATAGTCTTGCGGTAAAACCCAAGATAGGTGAGTGGGCACCGTAACCTCAATTGCTAAGACGTCATTTGCGGCTTGCCTGTTAACAGTTCTAATCGCTTGCTTGGCATAGTTGATAATTCTAGACCGCTTTACGTTCTTAATGTATGAATCGTCGTCCTCAGCTTCTAAAAGCATGTTATCAACGATTGTTTTTAAAGAAGTGAATTGATAGCCTCCGTGAAGGCTTTCATTATCATAGTATTCTTTTTGTTCTTGCCATCCCATAATTAAGAAGCGTTATCTTGGTTAAAGTCTAGTGTTTCCTTTGCAGCCGCTAATTGTGTTAAATCTGCTTCTTTAAGGTTTATTCCGAAGCGTTTTAAAGTACCTAAAACAACTTTATTTTCTTCGCTTGGGTGTAAGTCTATATCTTGGAAATCTCCAGCAGAAGGGTT
It includes:
- a CDS encoding thrombospondin type-1 domain-containing protein; translated protein: MPITRRTYNQGRMQLDVDNRLLPDGEYREAYNAIVFNNESLEEGSVKKSYSNKKLTNLNIGTNPIYMGGYSHPSRNRVYWLVLSDSGCFLIEYDFTNNIATFVLKDTRPLSTRVFNLKADYFCTGIQILSTEGVNKELFLMTEDNMQPLCFNIERAKTWAENGFEKEDIYLIKKPPRYAPTTIPTFIDNAGNNLEEKFLSFSYRYKYLDGEYSALSSFSNYNFYPNSFKLDYGSLENVGMANYFNAIHVTINTGDKRVTDVQIIAKESNSNALYLVETFNKETQKWGDSQSKSFVFSNNKLYSALPERELYRSFDNVPIKAKALTLIGNIGVFGNFEEGFDLALADGNKFKLDYNLSLNSKNFEGNNLGYSIGTNQFQNDLLVIDFGSSKLKSGSEITLFINLENNQSPPISYNNTVSYLLTKDFKNATELAVDEDFVFFITQYMTNLFLSNYTITEIPNSDLDSNTTFTIHDATATSITIESISLNYTVSGGSNQIINWKFTNVSSVLFYEDGDVSTLKTNRSYEVGFVYMDEFNRSTTVLTQFKNTLFIPHELALSKNKIKVAISHKPPKFADRYKIVVKQKKLSYQAIYATTFYVDGLFRWIKLEGENKDKVKVGDTLIFKSDTNGFVENLTRVKVLEIETKEKEFIEGNVDLDGNIIKELPGIYMKIKTPAGISMDYIKEGIVTRIGAKASKGDSFDMYIGQFSNKVENAYVDIPIKQGSRIDIEITNKKYGSNGGSKEFIKTFYVSADYSNFQAWYNAEVNNNTGDFSFPTNGVVRGEDSVLGGFVNDPNGALYLRIHNELNGNGQHPSYLNATVTIRAANGVLIFETEEKKSDEQDIYFETEQTFDIINGLHQGNLQNQTSLLPAEIDLDFFNCYSMKNGVESYIVKDGFNKPYLNIDLRPSAVSIEEYKSVRRFADLTYSEPYVESSSINGLNVFNLSMANFKDDIDKQNGSIQLLHSRENDIVVLQENKSGKVLFNKQAIYTADGNSAITTGGGILGQYIPYAGNNGIGINPDSFSVDGNGRIKYASIRNGSIIRLSNDGIEEITYGLRNFFRDLFTNRTKGKIISGYDPFLDLTTFTIGENIVETPTYNCGTEIVKNKLQEPFSYILELNSFTGQLTLNYVISEGSATIEVVHDGVTSVMSGLSGSGNMVINRSNLNAEFANITITPVGGLVSFSIANNCPIGIPLEIVYVVLNDESDLNKTITNKFKAGSNTSIQNEDIFSAFPITKFERTFGYEGKNSFPKQNDLVTIESLKETTSTGEFLPLKQNRIGYVISTIDYTEATLNQLIQSANFLTLTETTQGVNQNTFAGNFVFSRSSNAQKLYLIWDYRDVNSTQISLCYDASNGATSCIACNPVNCVVSDWSDWSECSNGSQSRTRTVITPASNGGTACPVLSETRSCTTVVGQSINLNYDMADSQSACDFNPLT